From a single Sphingosinicellaceae bacterium genomic region:
- a CDS encoding MFS transporter, translating to MKPDTPPTRAQTLAGIAGLSFGTALVVLDGGIANVALPTIARDLKVDSSAAVLVVTVYQLVLVMTLLPLSAVGDRIGLRRLYQGGQLLFAVASLLAFFAHSLPFLLVVRMLQALGAGAALSVTSAMLRRLYAPQHLGRGLGLNSIVVSASAALAPTAGGLILSFASWPWLFIAAAPLAVFSLALGRFLPNPEPRPEPFDFTGALLCAATFGLIIGGLESAVHGGSPVVSAAITVIGIALAFVLVRNQRQEARPVLPVDLLARPVVALSALGGFLVFTASMMLLVSLPFRLEHEFGFSPQQVGAMIAPWPLTTLFVAPLAGSLSDKYPAGVLGGIGMAIGVTALVLLAMLPSHPSYFDIAWRMSLCGAGFGMFMSPNARLIIGSSPRERAASAGGLVSTLRLCGQTTGATMVAALLAVGLGGGHTPALVAAGLATIAGLCSIARLNPAIRLPNATEVEALRAPGPLN from the coding sequence ATGAAGCCCGACACGCCCCCGACCCGCGCCCAGACCCTCGCCGGCATCGCGGGCCTGTCGTTCGGCACGGCTCTGGTCGTCCTCGACGGCGGCATCGCCAATGTCGCGCTGCCGACGATCGCCCGCGACTTGAAGGTCGACAGCTCGGCGGCGGTGCTGGTGGTGACCGTCTACCAGCTCGTGCTGGTGATGACCTTGCTGCCGCTATCGGCGGTCGGCGACCGGATCGGCTTGCGGCGGCTGTACCAGGGCGGCCAGTTGCTGTTCGCGGTCGCGAGCCTGCTCGCCTTCTTCGCGCACAGCCTGCCGTTCCTGCTCGTTGTGCGGATGCTGCAGGCGCTCGGCGCCGGCGCGGCGCTCAGTGTCACCTCGGCGATGCTGCGACGCTTGTACGCGCCCCAGCACTTGGGTCGCGGGCTTGGCCTGAACAGCATTGTCGTGTCGGCGTCCGCCGCGCTGGCTCCGACCGCGGGCGGCCTGATCCTGTCGTTCGCGAGCTGGCCGTGGCTGTTCATCGCCGCCGCTCCGCTGGCGGTGTTCTCGCTCGCGCTCGGCCGCTTCCTGCCCAACCCGGAGCCGCGCCCGGAGCCTTTCGACTTCACCGGCGCGTTGCTGTGCGCCGCGACCTTCGGCCTCATCATCGGTGGCCTCGAGAGCGCGGTCCACGGCGGCTCGCCGGTGGTCTCGGCGGCGATCACCGTGATCGGCATCGCGCTCGCTTTCGTGCTCGTGCGCAACCAGCGTCAGGAAGCGCGACCGGTCCTGCCCGTCGACCTGCTCGCCCGCCCGGTCGTTGCCCTGTCGGCGCTCGGTGGCTTCCTGGTGTTCACGGCGTCGATGATGCTGCTGGTGTCGCTGCCCTTCCGGCTCGAGCACGAGTTCGGTTTCTCGCCCCAGCAGGTCGGCGCGATGATCGCGCCGTGGCCGCTGACGACCTTGTTCGTCGCGCCGCTCGCGGGCTCGCTGTCGGACAAATATCCAGCTGGAGTCCTTGGCGGCATCGGCATGGCGATCGGGGTGACCGCGCTGGTGCTGCTCGCGATGCTGCCTTCCCACCCGAGCTATTTCGACATCGCCTGGCGGATGTCGCTGTGCGGCGCGGGCTTCGGGATGTTCATGTCGCCAAACGCCCGCCTGATCATCGGGTCGAGCCCGCGCGAACGCGCCGCCTCCGCGGGTGGCCTGGTCTCGACGTTACGGCTGTGCGGCCAGACCACCGGCGCGACGATGGTGGCGGCGTTGCTCGCGGTTGGTCTCGGCGGCGGGCACACGCCGGCTTTGGTTGCAGCGGGCCTCGCGACGATCGCCGGGCTGTGCAGCATCGCCCGCCTCAATCCCGCGATCCGCTTGCCGAACGCGACGGAAGTCGAGGCGCTGCGCGCACCGGGACCGCTGAACTAG
- a CDS encoding polysaccharide pyruvyl transferase family protein: protein MPDYHAAPNAADQEIVLVTRLHTKNQGNQALSVVWRDLLGSCFPTHAVRPIERSPAYLKRFRVGRFASVADPVAAFDAVARGLVAELPAGARERPPIDPAIRHDTRMGQTVRFRALRQALALRSRLSTLGLAKTAYLERLALFQGAALVVVNPAGEFMAEATDTPIGYLLDIRCAQLLGIPTAVVNLSFEVTDPTVRRLSAHVFDHCDLVELRDKESQHEYAAAGGSGVPVVLPDAALLTKPPSNPGFRATKGSVALAINGMQLHDARLEPEWEAFLERLLDRGVTPTLTSNEWSTDAPLWAPVLARQKITAVGQNKDYRAYMEMLGGFEIVVSSRLHSCVLAMLAGAVVVPLELGTFKLTGFFKEAGFSDLPIRLGSPGWEDAVLARIATIQADPEAARAAQSTRRDAARRALHENLSDALRRLEIAPIPAARAA, encoded by the coding sequence ATGCCCGACTACCACGCTGCTCCAAACGCTGCCGATCAAGAGATCGTGCTGGTGACGCGGCTGCATACCAAGAATCAAGGCAACCAGGCGCTGTCCGTCGTCTGGCGTGACCTTCTTGGCAGTTGCTTCCCGACCCACGCGGTGCGGCCCATCGAGCGCAGTCCTGCCTATTTGAAACGCTTCCGGGTCGGAAGATTCGCCTCTGTCGCCGACCCCGTGGCGGCGTTCGATGCGGTCGCCCGCGGGTTGGTGGCCGAACTCCCGGCCGGCGCTCGCGAACGGCCGCCGATCGATCCGGCGATCCGCCACGACACCCGCATGGGCCAGACCGTGCGTTTCCGCGCCTTGCGGCAGGCGCTGGCGTTGCGGAGCCGGCTCTCGACCCTCGGGCTTGCCAAGACGGCCTATCTGGAACGACTTGCACTGTTTCAGGGTGCTGCGCTGGTCGTCGTGAATCCGGCGGGCGAATTCATGGCCGAGGCGACCGACACGCCGATCGGATACCTGCTCGACATCCGCTGCGCCCAGTTGCTCGGCATACCGACCGCCGTCGTCAACCTGAGTTTCGAGGTCACGGATCCAACGGTGCGCCGCCTCTCGGCGCATGTCTTCGATCACTGCGACCTCGTCGAGCTGCGCGACAAAGAAAGCCAGCATGAGTACGCCGCCGCCGGGGGCAGCGGCGTGCCGGTCGTGCTGCCGGATGCCGCCTTGTTGACGAAGCCACCTTCCAATCCCGGATTCCGCGCGACCAAAGGCTCGGTAGCGCTGGCGATCAATGGAATGCAGCTGCACGATGCCAGGCTCGAGCCCGAGTGGGAGGCCTTCCTGGAGCGCTTGCTCGACCGCGGCGTGACACCGACGCTGACCAGTAACGAGTGGTCCACCGATGCGCCACTGTGGGCTCCTGTGCTCGCCAGGCAGAAGATCACCGCGGTCGGTCAGAACAAGGACTACCGCGCCTACATGGAGATGCTGGGGGGTTTCGAAATTGTCGTCAGCAGCCGCCTGCACAGCTGCGTCCTGGCCATGCTGGCCGGCGCGGTCGTCGTGCCCCTCGAACTCGGAACGTTCAAGCTGACCGGATTTTTCAAGGAGGCCGGTTTCAGCGACCTGCCGATCCGCCTTGGCAGCCCGGGCTGGGAGGACGCTGTCCTCGCGCGGATCGCCACGATCCAGGCTGACCCGGAGGCCGCGCGCGCGGCCCAGTCGACCCGCCGTGACGCGGCTCGGCGGGCTCTGCACGAGAATCTCAGCGACGCCCTCCGCAGGCTCGAGATTGCGCCTATTCCTGCGGCGCGAGCAGCGTGA
- a CDS encoding aminodeoxychorismate/anthranilate synthase component II, giving the protein MILVIDNYDSFTYNLVHYLQELGVAVEVVRNDALTVGEAMALKPAAVLLSPGPCTPNEAGISLDLIAAAAEARLPMLGVCLGYQAIGQAFGAKVVRADKVMHGKTSAIHHDNDGVFAGLPSPYLATRYHSLILEAETLPDTLIANARTADGIVMGLRHRDLPLHGVLFHPESIASEHGHALLANFLTVAGIAHSPLKAAA; this is encoded by the coding sequence ATGATCCTCGTCATCGATAATTACGACAGCTTCACCTACAACCTTGTCCACTACCTGCAGGAGCTGGGCGTGGCGGTCGAGGTGGTGCGGAATGACGCGCTGACGGTCGGCGAGGCGATGGCGCTGAAGCCCGCGGCGGTGCTGCTGTCGCCAGGGCCGTGCACGCCGAACGAGGCGGGCATCAGCCTCGATCTTATCGCTGCAGCGGCAGAGGCGCGGCTGCCGATGCTCGGCGTCTGCCTGGGCTACCAGGCGATCGGGCAGGCGTTCGGGGCGAAGGTCGTGCGCGCCGACAAGGTCATGCACGGCAAGACCTCGGCGATCCATCACGACAACGACGGCGTCTTCGCCGGACTGCCGAGCCCGTACCTGGCGACGCGCTACCACTCGCTGATCCTCGAGGCCGAGACGCTGCCCGACACGCTTATCGCCAACGCGCGCACCGCCGACGGCATCGTGATGGGCCTGCGCCACCGCGACCTGCCGCTGCACGGCGTGCTGTTCCACCCCGAGAGCATCGCCAGCGAGCACGGCCATGCGCTGCTGGCGAATTTCCTGACCGTTGCCGGCATCGCGCATAGCCCGCTCAAGGCCGCGGCGTGA
- a CDS encoding MarR family winged helix-turn-helix transcriptional regulator: protein MTAKAAMTEPFYALDTFEPQRSIGYLIKRITKTSTSEIDRRFVGRELNMTHWIALAMLRHNLVDNCAGLARQIGHNSGATTRLIDQLEARGLVEREREHEDRRIVSLAVTEAGREQLEAMTPLVLGVWNDALDGFEKAEVVTLISLLSRLVVALEAREAAAERVSA, encoded by the coding sequence GTGACCGCCAAGGCAGCTATGACCGAACCATTTTACGCGCTGGATACGTTCGAGCCGCAGCGCTCGATCGGCTATCTGATAAAGCGGATCACCAAGACGTCGACCTCCGAGATCGACCGGCGATTTGTCGGGCGCGAGCTGAACATGACGCACTGGATCGCCCTTGCGATGCTTCGTCACAACCTCGTCGACAACTGTGCCGGTCTGGCGCGGCAGATCGGCCACAACAGCGGCGCTACGACGCGGCTCATCGATCAGCTCGAAGCGCGCGGCCTGGTCGAGCGTGAACGTGAGCACGAGGACCGCCGGATCGTCAGCCTGGCCGTCACGGAAGCCGGTCGCGAGCAGCTCGAGGCGATGACGCCGCTGGTGCTCGGGGTCTGGAACGACGCGCTCGACGGCTTTGAAAAGGCCGAGGTCGTGACGTTGATCAGCCTGTTGTCGCGGTTGGTCGTTGCACTCGAAGCCCGGGAAGCCGCGGCTGAGCGGGTGTCCGCATGA
- a CDS encoding oligosaccharide flippase family protein — translation MTANTSGQNTIARGASHSVAGIVARGGSWMIGARLIRTLVTILGMIGLARLLTPADFGIVAITSTVTVLSLVVIEGAIDYPALRHDGLTRDDVQSMIWAALTIIVPFAALLYFLAPVIEATLHFPQLAGALRGVIPVILLQVFFVTGSALLRRQHQFRTAALVSVGSVAIYMALAVVLAALGHGLWSIIIAQNISMVAAAFFLMRRTEIGLRWPGRFSLAAIGQVGAYGVATRILAWLWTSIDTIAVAGMLGPGAAGLYTRAYNISVQLKEPFSALDVPTRQALIAVRNRDGQVAAQALLMLRLVTFGTAGTAALCAVLREPIVLILLGGQWRASASVLGILIIGLPARVALMFFDGLATVAGSMPNMLLRHGVLCIAIGGGVFFAAPYGINAVALLVCAAAYFALTLPARESERALTGGRLALLGAMLPGLASGGALLALGEFVLVPLAGGNRWAALAIMLPAGALFALLVAAALPAHWLPYALCKRRQALFGLRWRAKQAPIFKPAATEPTAGIP, via the coding sequence GTGACGGCTAACACGAGCGGCCAGAATACGATCGCCCGCGGCGCGTCGCATAGCGTGGCGGGCATCGTCGCTCGCGGCGGTAGTTGGATGATCGGCGCGCGCCTGATCAGAACGCTTGTCACGATACTGGGCATGATCGGCCTGGCACGGCTTCTGACACCCGCGGATTTCGGAATTGTCGCTATCACGTCGACCGTGACGGTCCTGTCGCTCGTCGTCATCGAAGGCGCGATCGACTACCCTGCCCTGCGCCACGACGGCCTCACACGCGATGACGTTCAGAGCATGATCTGGGCCGCGCTGACGATCATCGTGCCATTCGCCGCACTCCTTTACTTCCTCGCCCCCGTGATCGAGGCGACCCTGCATTTTCCGCAGCTCGCCGGTGCACTGCGCGGTGTCATCCCGGTCATCCTCCTGCAGGTCTTCTTCGTCACCGGCAGCGCCCTGCTTCGTCGCCAGCACCAGTTCAGGACCGCCGCTTTGGTCTCGGTTGGGTCGGTAGCGATCTACATGGCGCTCGCCGTCGTCCTGGCCGCGCTCGGCCACGGCCTGTGGAGCATCATAATCGCGCAGAACATCTCGATGGTGGCGGCAGCCTTCTTCCTGATGCGGCGAACCGAGATTGGCCTGCGCTGGCCAGGCCGCTTCTCGCTGGCCGCCATCGGCCAGGTCGGTGCCTACGGCGTCGCGACGCGGATTCTGGCTTGGCTGTGGACGTCGATCGATACGATTGCTGTCGCCGGGATGCTCGGGCCGGGGGCGGCGGGCCTGTATACGCGTGCCTATAATATCAGTGTCCAGCTCAAGGAACCGTTCAGCGCTCTCGATGTGCCGACCCGGCAGGCGCTGATCGCCGTCCGCAACCGCGACGGGCAGGTCGCCGCCCAAGCGCTCCTGATGCTGCGCCTGGTCACGTTTGGCACGGCCGGGACCGCGGCTCTGTGCGCGGTGCTGCGCGAGCCGATCGTGCTCATTCTTCTGGGCGGCCAATGGCGGGCGTCGGCGTCGGTCCTCGGGATCCTGATCATCGGGCTACCGGCCCGGGTCGCGCTGATGTTTTTCGACGGGCTTGCCACCGTCGCCGGTTCGATGCCGAACATGTTGCTGCGCCACGGTGTGCTGTGCATCGCAATCGGCGGTGGCGTCTTCTTCGCCGCACCCTACGGCATCAACGCGGTCGCCTTGCTCGTTTGCGCAGCCGCCTATTTCGCGCTGACCCTGCCCGCCCGCGAAAGTGAGCGCGCTCTCACCGGCGGCCGGCTGGCACTGCTTGGCGCCATGCTCCCCGGTCTCGCGTCCGGTGGCGCGCTGCTGGCCCTCGGCGAATTCGTCCTGGTCCCGCTCGCCGGCGGCAACCGCTGGGCAGCACTTGCCATAATGCTTCCTGCCGGTGCGCTGTTTGCCCTGCTGGTCGCCGCCGCGCTGCCGGCACACTGGCTGCCCTACGCGCTTTGCAAACGGCGCCAGGCGCTGTTCGGCCTTCGCTGGCGCGCTAAGCAGGCCCCGATCTTCAAACCTGCCGCGACAGAACCGACGGCTGGCATTCCGTGA
- a CDS encoding efflux transporter outer membrane subunit: MIFRIATLGIAAAALASCAPNSIRPELTPLPAAAVGLGDTAGPVITDTWWTALGDPQLDRIMADALAGSPTLSQALARVRLADAAVTGRRAEGRPQVSFDGQEQRTRLSGKYIIPPPYGGTDRFVGSTLGQFSWNLDFWGHQAAIVDQARGSARAAAIDVAAARLALTANVAQAYIELVRAERLARIADDFVTSRQRSVSLVQSRIRNQLASNFDIRAAETLLTEAEQARLRAQGQREVVVHALAALAGRGADYYPTIQPANINLDAALPLPTTLPADLLGRRPDLIAGLARIDAAVAGRKVARTAYYPNINLLGNVGFQSIGLGSLLTGGAFTWGIGPSLHLPIFDGGKLRSDYQSATADLDIATADYNETVLRAVRDAADAISQVRTSSADAAEQARLVATLQNVVRLDERRTSSGLGSQLDILASGTRLLDAQQAAINIAADGILRRVQLIVALGGGFQPDTVATATATTPSPIEARR; encoded by the coding sequence ATGATCTTCCGCATCGCCACCCTCGGCATCGCCGCAGCAGCACTTGCCAGTTGCGCGCCGAACTCGATCCGCCCCGAACTCACGCCACTGCCCGCAGCCGCCGTCGGGCTCGGCGATACCGCGGGCCCGGTCATCACCGACACCTGGTGGACCGCGCTCGGCGATCCGCAGCTCGATCGCATCATGGCCGATGCGCTCGCGGGCAGCCCGACGCTGTCGCAAGCGCTGGCGCGTGTCCGCCTCGCCGATGCGGCGGTCACTGGACGTCGCGCCGAGGGCCGGCCGCAGGTCAGCTTCGACGGCCAGGAGCAGCGCACGCGGCTCAGCGGCAAGTATATCATCCCGCCGCCTTACGGTGGCACCGATCGCTTCGTCGGCAGCACGCTCGGCCAGTTCAGCTGGAACCTCGACTTCTGGGGTCATCAGGCGGCCATCGTCGATCAGGCCCGGGGCAGCGCGCGGGCCGCGGCGATCGACGTCGCTGCGGCTCGTCTCGCGCTGACCGCCAATGTCGCCCAGGCCTATATCGAGCTGGTCCGCGCTGAGCGGCTGGCGAGGATCGCCGACGATTTCGTGACGTCGCGCCAGCGCAGCGTTTCTCTGGTCCAGTCGCGTATCCGCAACCAGCTCGCGAGTAACTTCGATATTCGTGCCGCCGAGACGCTGCTGACCGAGGCCGAGCAGGCGCGGCTGCGCGCCCAGGGGCAGCGTGAGGTCGTCGTCCATGCCCTCGCGGCGCTGGCGGGTCGCGGGGCCGACTATTACCCGACCATTCAGCCCGCGAACATCAACCTCGACGCGGCCCTGCCGTTGCCGACGACGTTGCCCGCCGACCTGCTCGGTCGGCGTCCCGACCTGATCGCCGGGCTGGCGCGGATCGACGCCGCGGTTGCGGGCCGCAAGGTCGCGCGCACGGCTTATTACCCGAACATCAACCTGCTCGGGAACGTCGGCTTCCAGTCGATCGGCCTTGGCTCGCTGCTTACCGGCGGGGCCTTCACCTGGGGCATCGGGCCGTCGCTGCACCTGCCGATCTTCGATGGCGGCAAGCTGCGGTCCGACTATCAGAGCGCCACTGCCGACCTCGATATCGCCACGGCCGACTACAACGAGACGGTGCTGCGCGCCGTCCGCGATGCCGCCGATGCGATCTCGCAGGTTCGGACGTCGAGCGCCGATGCCGCCGAGCAGGCCCGCCTCGTGGCGACACTGCAGAACGTCGTCCGCCTCGACGAGCGGCGGACGAGTTCGGGCCTCGGCTCGCAACTCGATATCCTGGCGTCGGGGACGAGGCTTCTCGATGCGCAGCAAGCGGCGATCAATATCGCCGCGGACGGCATCCTCCGCCGCGTCCAGCTGATCGTCGCGCTCGGCGGCGGCTTCCAACCCGACACCGTCGCCACCGCGACCGCGACGACACCATCCCCGATCGAGGCCAGACGCTAA
- the trpD gene encoding anthranilate phosphoribosyltransferase, which translates to MTTLVGLPDPSAPLDDAAAEAAFGAILDGRFDDAAVHDFLLGITLRDETAVEIAAAARALRARMITVRAPAGAIDVCGTGGDGAHSLNISTAVAIVVAACGVPVAKHGNRAASSKAGAADTLEALGLDLDRASDSAEDSLNELGLAFLFAQKHHPSLARLAPIRRAIGRRTIINLLGPLANPAGVTRQLVGVARVDYLPTVATALAILGSEAALVVSGEDNLDELSIAGPSRALAIGDSGPAEQLIVPEDCGLARHPLGALRGGDPGYNAAALVALLAGEAGAYRDAVLLNSAGALSVAGAAADWPAGAALAAAAIDDGRAGALLKTWLAY; encoded by the coding sequence GTGACCACCCTCGTCGGGTTGCCCGATCCGTCGGCGCCGCTCGACGACGCCGCGGCCGAGGCGGCGTTCGGCGCTATCCTCGATGGACGGTTCGACGACGCGGCAGTCCACGATTTCCTGCTCGGGATCACTCTGCGGGACGAAACCGCGGTCGAGATCGCGGCGGCCGCCCGGGCGCTGCGGGCGCGGATGATCACGGTGCGCGCGCCGGCCGGGGCAATCGACGTGTGCGGTACCGGGGGCGACGGCGCGCATAGCCTCAACATCTCGACCGCGGTGGCGATCGTCGTCGCGGCGTGCGGCGTGCCGGTCGCCAAGCACGGCAACCGCGCGGCGTCATCGAAGGCGGGCGCGGCGGACACGCTGGAGGCGCTGGGGCTCGACCTCGACCGCGCGTCGGACAGCGCCGAGGACTCGCTGAACGAGCTCGGCCTCGCCTTCCTGTTCGCGCAAAAGCACCATCCGTCGTTGGCGCGGCTCGCTCCGATCCGCCGGGCCATCGGACGGCGGACGATCATCAACTTGCTCGGGCCGCTGGCGAATCCGGCGGGCGTGACACGGCAGCTCGTCGGGGTCGCGCGGGTCGATTACCTGCCGACCGTTGCGACCGCTCTGGCCATCCTGGGCAGCGAGGCGGCGCTGGTAGTGTCGGGCGAGGACAATCTCGACGAGCTGTCGATCGCCGGGCCGAGCCGGGCGCTGGCGATCGGCGATAGCGGTCCTGCCGAGCAACTCATCGTGCCCGAGGATTGCGGCCTGGCGCGGCATCCGCTCGGGGCGTTGCGGGGGGGCGACCCGGGATACAATGCGGCGGCGCTGGTGGCGCTGCTGGCGGGCGAGGCGGGGGCATACCGGGATGCGGTGTTGCTCAACAGCGCGGGGGCGCTGAGCGTCGCGGGGGCGGCGGCAGACTGGCCGGCGGGTGCCGCACTGGCGGCGGCGGCGATCGACGACGGGCGGGCAGGGGCGCTGCTCAAGACGTGGCTGGCCTACTGA
- a CDS encoding efflux RND transporter periplasmic adaptor subunit: MDNQGPRPVADDVDDQPAAVPAAPQVVPTPPAAAPATAAPVAAAPPAKDPAKGRLRRRLFAVLGIVLLIAAVAYGVHALFFAPAVEETDDAYVAGDVVAITSREGGTVVALYADNTEAVRQGQPLIDLDPATSDINLSSAAAELARAVRSTRANVSQVDEAQAGVAQAQAELSRAQNDLTRRKGAAADGAVSGEEVSHAADAVTTARASLRLALSRVAQARSTVQGVTVANNPAVLAAIARYRNAAIARGHMHITAPVDGVVAQRTVQLGQQVAAGTPLMAVVPLRKVWVDANFRETQLGDIRIGQKATITSDMYGGKTVYHGHVIGLGAGSGNAFALLPPQNASGNWIKIVQRLPVRVALDPRELDRKPLRIGLSVDVTVDTADVSGNLLARPAVGKFQSQESQGTSPAVEAEIRRIVAANSARHSG; the protein is encoded by the coding sequence ATGGACAACCAAGGACCCCGCCCGGTCGCCGACGACGTCGACGATCAGCCGGCCGCCGTTCCCGCGGCCCCGCAGGTCGTGCCGACGCCGCCTGCCGCCGCGCCTGCAACTGCGGCCCCGGTCGCCGCCGCGCCGCCCGCCAAGGACCCGGCCAAAGGCCGGCTGCGCCGCCGGCTGTTCGCTGTCCTCGGCATCGTCCTGCTGATCGCGGCCGTCGCCTACGGCGTCCACGCGCTGTTTTTCGCGCCCGCCGTGGAGGAGACCGACGACGCCTATGTCGCGGGCGACGTCGTTGCGATCACCAGCCGCGAGGGCGGCACCGTCGTCGCGCTCTACGCCGACAACACCGAGGCGGTGCGCCAGGGCCAACCGCTGATCGACCTTGATCCCGCCACCTCCGACATCAACCTGTCGTCCGCCGCCGCCGAGCTGGCGCGCGCGGTTCGCTCGACCCGTGCCAATGTCTCGCAGGTCGACGAGGCGCAAGCGGGCGTCGCGCAGGCGCAGGCTGAGCTTTCGCGCGCGCAGAACGACCTGACCCGCCGCAAGGGTGCCGCCGCCGACGGCGCGGTCTCGGGCGAGGAAGTCTCCCACGCCGCCGACGCGGTGACCACCGCGCGCGCCTCGCTGCGGCTGGCGCTGAGCCGCGTCGCCCAGGCGCGCAGCACCGTGCAGGGCGTCACCGTCGCCAACAATCCGGCGGTGCTGGCGGCTATCGCGCGCTACCGGAACGCCGCCATCGCCCGAGGCCACATGCACATCACGGCGCCGGTCGACGGCGTCGTCGCCCAGCGCACCGTGCAGCTCGGCCAGCAGGTCGCGGCCGGGACGCCCCTGATGGCCGTCGTGCCCCTCCGCAAGGTCTGGGTCGACGCCAACTTCCGCGAGACCCAGCTCGGCGACATCCGCATCGGCCAGAAGGCGACGATCACCAGCGACATGTACGGCGGCAAGACCGTCTATCACGGCCATGTCATCGGGCTCGGCGCGGGTAGCGGCAACGCGTTCGCGCTGCTGCCGCCGCAGAACGCCTCCGGTAACTGGATCAAGATCGTGCAGCGCCTGCCGGTCCGCGTCGCCCTCGACCCGCGCGAGCTCGACCGCAAGCCGCTGCGCATCGGGCTTTCGGTCGACGTCACGGTCGACACCGCGGACGTCTCGGGCAATCTGCTCGCGCGCCCCGCCGTCGGCAAGTTCCAGAGCCAGGAGAGCCAGGGCACCAGCCCCGCTGTCGAGGCTGAAATCCGGCGCATCGTCGCGGCGAACTCAGCGCGGCACAGCGGATGA
- a CDS encoding DHA2 family efflux MFS transporter permease subunit, with translation MSSRAPMPPLTGAALGLTAFALALGTFMQVLDTTIANVSLPTIAGNLGVSSDSSTWVITSFAVSNGVAVPLTGWLMGRYGVVRTFTVSVLLFTVASFLCGIAWSLGSLVAFRILQGAVSGPMIPGSQALLISIFPADKRSTALGVWSITTLVGPIMGPVLGGYISDNYHWSWIFLINVPVGIFAAFFSWRSLRTRETPTRQLPIDTVGLGLLVVWVGALQVMLDLGKNHDWFNSTTVTISAITAVVAFVAWLIWELTEEHPAIDLSLFKSRNFALGTIAFSLGYAMFFGNTLLMPLWLQTQLSYTATWAGLVAAPSGIVAVLLTPFVARLSSKIDARILASVAFGAFALSYYLRSEFTTYASFWTLVIPLLVQGVAMSTFFLAMLNIQLDGIPPERLPSASGISNFARITSGSFAASLVTTGWDRREALHQSRLSEGMTAYAPGYNSVLEGLSHLGTSATQGAAAVTRLMVNQAYLLAMNDISRLSAWVALVLVGLVWLVRRPRPPSGPVAAD, from the coding sequence ATGAGCAGTCGTGCACCGATGCCGCCGCTGACCGGCGCGGCTCTCGGGCTGACCGCGTTCGCGCTGGCGCTCGGCACCTTCATGCAGGTGCTCGACACGACCATCGCCAACGTCTCGCTACCGACCATCGCCGGCAACCTCGGCGTCAGCTCGGATAGCAGCACCTGGGTGATCACCTCGTTCGCGGTCTCCAACGGCGTCGCGGTGCCGCTCACCGGCTGGTTGATGGGCCGCTACGGGGTCGTCCGCACGTTCACGGTGTCGGTGCTGCTGTTCACCGTCGCGTCGTTCCTGTGCGGCATCGCGTGGAGCCTCGGCTCGCTGGTCGCCTTCCGCATTCTACAGGGTGCGGTTTCGGGCCCGATGATTCCCGGCAGCCAGGCGTTGCTGATCTCGATCTTCCCCGCGGACAAGCGCTCCACCGCGCTCGGGGTGTGGTCGATCACGACCCTCGTCGGCCCGATCATGGGGCCGGTGCTCGGCGGCTATATTTCCGACAATTACCACTGGAGCTGGATCTTCCTGATCAACGTGCCCGTCGGGATCTTCGCGGCGTTCTTCAGCTGGCGCTCGCTCCGCACCCGTGAGACCCCGACCCGCCAGCTGCCGATCGACACCGTCGGCCTCGGGCTGCTCGTGGTCTGGGTCGGTGCGCTGCAAGTCATGCTCGACCTTGGCAAGAATCACGACTGGTTCAATTCGACGACGGTCACGATCAGCGCCATCACCGCGGTCGTCGCCTTCGTCGCATGGCTGATCTGGGAGCTTACCGAGGAGCATCCCGCGATCGACCTCAGCCTGTTCAAGTCGCGCAACTTCGCGCTCGGCACGATTGCGTTCAGCCTCGGCTACGCGATGTTCTTCGGCAACACGCTGCTGATGCCGCTGTGGCTGCAGACCCAGCTCAGCTACACCGCGACCTGGGCCGGGCTGGTCGCCGCCCCGAGCGGCATCGTCGCAGTGTTGCTGACGCCATTCGTGGCAAGGCTGAGCAGCAAGATCGACGCGCGCATCCTCGCCAGCGTCGCCTTCGGCGCGTTCGCGCTGTCCTATTACCTGCGCTCGGAGTTCACGACCTATGCCAGCTTCTGGACACTGGTCATCCCGTTGCTCGTGCAGGGCGTTGCGATGAGCACCTTCTTCCTGGCGATGCTCAACATCCAGCTCGACGGCATCCCGCCGGAGCGCCTGCCGTCGGCATCGGGCATCTCGAACTTCGCGCGCATCACCTCGGGCAGCTTCGCGGCGTCGCTGGTGACGACCGGCTGGGACCGCCGCGAGGCCCTCCACCAGAGCCGCCTGTCGGAGGGCATGACCGCTTATGCGCCCGGCTACAACAGCGTCCTCGAAGGCCTGTCCCACCTCGGCACGAGCGCGACCCAGGGCGCGGCGGCGGTGACCCGCCTGATGGTCAACCAGGCCTACCTGCTCGCGATGAACGACATCTCGCGGCTCAGCGCATGGGTGGCACTGGTGCTGGTCGGACTGGTCTGGCTCGTGCGCCGGCCACGGCCGCCGAGCGGGCCGGTGGCGGCGGACTGA